From the Solanum stenotomum isolate F172 chromosome 4, ASM1918654v1, whole genome shotgun sequence genome, one window contains:
- the LOC125862101 gene encoding F-box protein PP2-B10-like — MEKIQRWRDAFAESGKIVGHHLQNYKDEADCIKKVVDELMSSLHIKSDDDDDAGDRGVDAKSPILIDEGKMSFSRDKKTGKKCFMIAARGLDIEWSNTPDYWEWLPHSDSRFGEVAKLKWVCWLDIRGKIETRRLSKRTKYVAYLVFKLEDKFHGLETVNAVVRFVDSMSVKEAEQRASVVHFAGRGPRETLPFKRGDGWMELKMGDFFNDAGEDGDVDARLMETQRLEAKGGLIVQGVEFRPE; from the exons ATGGAGAAAATTCAAAGATGGAGGGATGCATTTGCTGAGTCTGGGAAAATAGTAGGGCACCATTTGCAAAATTACAA GGATGAGGCAGATTGCATCAAAAAGGTTGTTGACGAACTAATGTCATCATTACATATTAAATCTGATGACGATGATGACGCTGGCGATCGGGGCGTGGACGCTAAATCTCCAATTCTTATTGATGAAGGGAAAATG AGTTTTTCACGAGATAAGAAAACGGGAAAGAAATGTTTCATGATAGCAGCAAGAGGACTTGATATTGAATGGAGTAATACACCAGACTATTGGGAATGGTTACCTCACTCTGACTCCAG ATTCGGGGAAGTGGCAAAACTCAAGTGGGTTTGTTGGCTTGATATTCGAGGCAAAATTGAAACTCGAAGACTATCAAAAAGAACCAAATATGTTGCTTATCTAGTGTTCAAATTGGAAGATAAATTCCATGGCCTGGAAACCGTTAATGCAGTTGTTAGATTTGTTGATTCTATGAGCGTAAAAGAAGCAGAACAACGAGCTAGTGTTGTACATTTTGCAGGACGAGGACCTAGAGAGACACTACCCTTCAAAAGAGGTGATGGATGGATGGAATTAAAAATGGGAGACTTTTTCAATGATGCAGGAGAAGACGGAGATGTTGATGCGCGATTAATGGAGACTCAACGTCTCGAAGCAAAAGGTGGCCTCATTGTTCAAGGAGTGGAGTTTCGTCCCgaatga